The following are from one region of the Gossypium hirsutum isolate 1008001.06 chromosome D03, Gossypium_hirsutum_v2.1, whole genome shotgun sequence genome:
- the LOC107950674 gene encoding RWD domain-containing protein 1: MTDHLQEQEMEIEALEAILMDEFKEIHSGESGLNTSNRCFQITLSPQDDDTDQSTTLPVLLALIFSHTEKYPDEPPLLNVKSIRGIQVSDLKVLKEKLEQEASENLGMAMIYTLVTSAKEWLSERYGQDADADNVEEEESTKDEVIIPHGEPVTVDTFLAWRERFEAELALERAKLMPESALTAPKEKKLSGRQWFESGRATAKGAARVNEESDEEDEEDIDFDDDDFEDDEEDMLEHYLAEKSDLSTHS, encoded by the exons ATGACTg ATCACTTGCAGGAGCAGGAGATGGAAATTGAGGCCCTGGAAGCAATACTTATGGATGAATTCAAAG AAATTCATTCTGGTGAAAGTGGGCTAAACACTTCGAATAGGTGCTTCCAAATAACATTATCTCCTCAG GATGATGATACAGATCAATCAACCACCCTACCAG TTCTGCTGGCTTTGATTTTCTCGCATACTGAAAAATATCCAGATGAGCCTCCACTTCTGAATGTAAAAAG TATACGAGGAATACAAGTTAGTGACCTGAAAGTTTTGAAAGAAAAACTTGAACAAGAG GCATCTGAAAATCTTGGAATGGCTATGATTTACACTTTGGTTACATCAGCCAAGGAATGGCTATCTGAAAGATATGGTCAAGATGCTGATGCTGACAATGTTGAAGAAGAAGAATCAACAAAAGATGAG GTGATTATTCCACATGGAGAACCTGTTACTGTTGATACATTTTTAGCGTGGAGAGAAAGGTTTGAGGCAGAGTTGGCACTAGAGCGAGCCAA GCTAATGCCCGAATCTGCTCTTACGGCACCTAAAGAAAAGAAGCTCTCAGGCAGGCAGTGGTTTGAAAGTGGAAGAGCTACTGCG AAAGGTGCAGCTCGTGTTAATGAAGAATCAGATGAGGAAGACGAGGAAGAtattgattttgatgatgatgatttcgAAG ATGATGAAGAAGATATGCTTGAGCACTATCTTGCTGAGAAGTCCGATTTGTCCACGCACTCTTAA
- the LOC107950933 gene encoding glycosyltransferase BC10, whose translation MQARMVAMEEGKDQASAIRTSISRTLPLRLLLFCLLFAVLAIGLSIICMYSLRFFIFQQTVAPSTFRPWFEEVHTIERWIRPPTNLWHSINDNELLWRASFVPKIKQYPFLRVPKIAFMFLTKGPLPLAPLWDRFFKGNERHCSIYVHALPSYISGYPQSSAFHRRQIPSQMVEWGKMSMCEAERRLLANALLDISNEWFILLSESCIPLYNFSVIYHYISRSNHSFMESYDDPGPYGRGRYDSRMEPEVTLGQWRKGSQWFEVNRMLAINIIEDNKYYPKFKEFCQPACYVDEHYFTTMLTIQVPHLLANRTLTWTDWSRGGAHPATFGKDDMTEAFFQKIFEGQACLYNGQPTSLCFLFARKFAPNALDPLLELASKVFGF comes from the exons ATGCAGGCAAGGATGGTGGCAATGGAGGAAGGTAAAGACCAGGCATCTGCAATCAGAACAAGCATCTCCAGGACATTGCCATTGAGACTCCTCCTGTTTTGTTTGTTGTTCGCGGTGTTGGCCATTGGATTGTCGATCATCTGTATGTATTCTCTTCGGTTTTTCATCTTCCAGCAAACAGTAGCACCATCCACTTTTCGCCCATGGTTTGAAGAGGTTCATACCATAGAAAGATGGATTAGGCCTCCAACAAACTTGTGGCATTCAATCAATGACAATGAACTGCTTTGGAGAGCTTCATTTGTTCCTAAAATCAAGCAATATCCCTTTTTGAGAGTCCCCAAGATTGCCTTCATGTTCTTGACTAAGGGGCCATTGCCCTTGGCTCCTCTTTGGGACAGGTTTTTCAAGGGAAATGAAAGGCATTGCTCCATATATGTCCATGCTTTGCCATCTTATATTTCTGGCTATCCGCAATCATCTGCTTTCCATAGGAGACAAATCCCAAGTCAG ATGGTGGAGTGGGGAAAGATGAGTATGTGCGAGGCCGAGAGAAGACTCCTTGCTAATGCATTGCTCGATATCTCCAATGAATGGTTTATTCTCTTATCTGAGTCTTGCATTCCTCTCTACAATTTCAGCGTAATCTATCACTACATCTCGAGATCGAACCACAGTTTTATGGAATCGTACGACGATCCCGGACCTTACGGGAGAGGCCGCTACGATTCCCGCATGGAACCGGAGGTCACACTGGGTCAATGGCGCAAAGGGTCTCAATGGTTTGAAGTTAACAGGATGCTCGCGATTAACATAATTGAGGACAACAAATATTATCCAAAGTTCAAGGAGTTTTGCCAGCCAGCTTGTTATGTGGACGAACACTATTTCACCACAATGTTAACCATCCAAGTGCCTCATCTCTTAGCCAACCGGACCCTTACATGGACCGACTGGTCAAGGGGTGGCGCTCATCCTGCCACTTTCGGCAAGGATGATATGACTGAAGCTTTCTTTCAGAAAATCTTTGAAGGTCAAGCATGTCTTTATAATGGCCAGCCAACTTCCCTTTGTTTTCTATTTGCTAGGAAGTTTGCTCCCAATGCTTTGGATCCTTTGTTAGAGTTAGCATCCAAAGTTTTCGGGTTTTGA